The following is a genomic window from Micropterus dolomieu isolate WLL.071019.BEF.003 ecotype Adirondacks linkage group LG12, ASM2129224v1, whole genome shotgun sequence.
TGGAGCATTTCATCTTCCAACGCTGTTTCctagaaattatgtttatatagtTGTCATTTTCCCGATTATGTTGAGGTAGGAAATGATATTGGCTGCTAATTGATCACTAAGTCGCCCTTAGTTACAGTTGCTACACTGGCTTTCTGTTCTTGCACAGCTCATATGCAGttaacagtgataaattattcTTCTGATgctaattattatataaatgaaATTTGTAGGAAACAGTGGCACCTCCTTAGCTCACGATGTCCATCCAGGGAGCCACTGGACCATGTGGATGACCGGGGAGCGCACactgacaataaactggactgggccaagaacacttaagccctctacaggaagggccgGAGCTGTCTCCATTTTCTGAGGAGGTCTTCAACTGCTGGTTGCACATGTAGATGCAGCAGCTGGTAGCTCATTCAAACTTCACTACAcgtttgtttttaatctgttctCTCCGGCTTTATTGTCAAAACAATACCTATGACACGGCAGGTCACTGAtcactcagaggagaggaaagagagccgggATAGATGTGTTGGCCCAGCTTTGATTTAAGGCTGCTCCTAAAGGTTTGGTCTGGACAATTGGGACTCATGTTGGCCAAACAACTCAGAGACTGGGGTGCCctcatctttattttctgtttcattataTTATCTATATTTACTTAATGTTATGTTTAGTAAAGTGAGCAACTGTAACGCAACAGTTTCCCTCAGGGATCAAAGTATTTATGATTTCTAGCTATTAGTATAAATGCTTTTGAATTACATCGATTACATCATTTACATGTTAGCAGACAAAATAAAGGCACATTACTGAGTATACCATGTGTGATGTCTCTGTGTATGGTTGTTCAGTTCTGTTTTTTAAGAGATGCCAAGATAAGTAGCTGCATATAAGGgctggtgtttctcttcatCATTGTCTCTGCACTGTACAGCAGAATCTACAGAAGCTGAGAAGGAAGAAGGTAATTCTGCAGCTACAAGCTTCGCGCTTCCTTTTCCTGGACTGACAGTCAGCATGGGTCGTCTGTTCACTTCATATTagtaacatctctctctctctgtcgcaGGTTATCATCATCTCCGGCTTCATCTCCACCATGAAGATGTTGACTGTGTCTGCACTTGTTTGTGCCATGATGGTTCTGACTAGAGCTGCTGGTCAGCTTTATAAATACAAAGTGTTACAGATGAATGTTTTGTATGACAACAATCCAGATCAATAACTGCTGTGTATAACTCTCTAGCTCTTCCAGAGGCAGCACCTGAAAATGGCCAGCCAGGTCAgttgtgttatattttattacGTTATTTTAACTTACGTTTACTTATATTATGCCGTTATGGAATTTAAATCGCaattgtgttttactgtgtaaaGTAATTTTATGTTGTATCATGACataatattttatgttatgttatagtgtcatgtcattaaaataaGTTGATTTCATATCTACATATAGAGACTTTAACTGGAGACTCCACATTACTCACCAAACTCTACTTGTTCTCAGCAAAGAGTCACCTGGTCAAGAGTTCGACAGCTTGTTCTGGTCGCTGGTCTGAGTTCAGCGGTCGCTGTTTCCACTACGTTCCAAAACCCATGACTTGGGCCAAAGCTGAGGTAAAGAGAGAGACTTTTTAGTGACTGTTTTAGTACAGAAGGCTTCtacaatatgtttattttgtttgcacaTACATAGACATTTGGTTAATTtgcaatttctctctctctctcgtatTTATCTCCACTGTAGAAAAACTGTGAGTCCATGGGTGGAAACCTTGCGTCCGTTCACAACCTGCTGGAGTACCACGAGATTCAGAGGCTGATCATGAGCGCAAGTTATGATTACACAGTAACGTGGATTGGAGGCTCGGATGCACAAGAGGTATATTTATGTTTACACGAGGTCTTCTGGTCATTagtgttattaattaatttaatattttgttgtgtCTTCTAGGAGGGTGTGTGGTTGTGGAGTGATGGTACACCCTTCAACTATCGGTCTTATGGAAGGTTTAACAACTTTCAGGGCAAGCAGCACTGTCTACAGATAAATTATGGAGGTAAATCACAGCGTACTGATTTCATTTAGAGCATTATATATGATTAGCATATAATACACACATATCTATACTTTTTTGGAAGGTTTTCTCTTATTAAACAAAAACCTTTGCTGTTAAAATGCTATGTATGTATGGCATAGTGCTGTGTTGTGTGCACAGAACAATCCCATCACGTGGTCCATTAGTAGTTGACCATATTACATGAACTTCCTCAGTAGTTAGAGATTGATGAAGTGTCATGGAATTGTAGGTTTTTCAAATTTCCATTGTCCTGCGTATTTTAAGATCTTAAACACAACACCGATGAAACGTCATTAACGGTAAAGAAATTTGAATATCAACATTTTGAGAGGAAAACCGTGTGAAAGTTCCAGACCAGATGCTAATGGGTCGAATGAATGAACTTTCAGTCTTAAATATTCTTTCTTTGTGAATATCAGTATACATACTTTCACATGTTGGTTTTTGTAGTGTCGCCTTAACTGCTGTGTCGTTGGTACTTTCAGATGATAAGCGCTGGGATGACACCTGGTGTAACGTTCGCCGCCCATCAGTTTGTGCCAAAAAGCCCTGATAATTCTCAGGTGAAGAACCTCCCAGAAGCCCAAACATGGGtggatgtgtgtttatgtgtatgtgggCTGCATCGGTCTTTGTGCCATCAGTCTCAAATCTCCATATATCTCTGTCTAAATCACATTTCTATATATCGCTGTGACGCAATTTAAGGAAAGAAacaacaagtgacagaaacagttgCTGGATCGTTTCTGAGGCCATGTGGCTTTAATAACAGCAGATTGAATCTGTTGTTTAGTACAACATTATTCTGCACAGTGAACTGTGAACTTTCTTatctttgaaaaaataaaagtctcAAGCATTGAAATAAGCTGTGTCATATCTCCTGATTTTATTTCCCACATCTCGATCAAATGTGGGCATCTTTGAATGGTTTTGTATCaactaaaaaaaatcaacaaaaaaacttGTTTACTGCaatctgctgtttt
Proteins encoded in this region:
- the LOC123979906 gene encoding type-2 ice-structuring protein-like: MKTLILSALLCAVITLTRAAALSEAKDEGGEVAIIQEESTEAEKEEGNSAATSFALPFPGLTVIIISGFISTMKMLTVSALVCAMMVLTRAAALPEAAPENGQPAKSHLVKSSTACSGRWSEFSGRCFHYVPKPMTWAKAEKNCESMGGNLASVHNLLEYHEIQRLIMSASYDYTVTWIGGSDAQEEGVWLWSDGTPFNYRSYGRFNNFQGKQHCLQINYGDDKRWDDTWCNVRRPSVCAKKP